A stretch of Terriglobales bacterium DNA encodes these proteins:
- a CDS encoding iron-sulfur cluster assembly scaffold protein translates to MYTPQVLDHFQNPRNAGDLPDADAVVELSNPACGDILRLAVKLDDGRVGAVRFRCQGCVPAVACASRLTEMMIGRDAAGLRVISRAELVDSLGGLPLGSSHAGHLAMDALRRLLCFFE, encoded by the coding sequence ATGTACACGCCCCAGGTCCTCGACCACTTCCAGAACCCACGCAACGCCGGCGACCTGCCCGATGCCGACGCGGTCGTGGAGCTGTCGAATCCCGCTTGCGGCGATATTCTCCGGCTCGCGGTGAAGCTCGATGACGGCCGCGTGGGCGCCGTGCGCTTCCGCTGCCAGGGATGCGTGCCCGCCGTGGCGTGCGCCTCGCGGTTGACGGAGATGATGATCGGTCGCGATGCGGCGGGCCTACGAGTGATTTCGCGCGCCGAGCTGGTGGACAGCCTCGGCGGGCTGCCGCTGGGTTCCTCCCATGCGGGGCATCTGGCGATGGATGCGCTCAGGCGGCTGCTTTGTTTCTTCGAATGA
- a CDS encoding amino acid permease, which yields MATPIQPAPSATPSGQPSLQRTIRRWELVLVTINSVIGGGIFGLPSKAFALAAEWSLVSFVVCALAASLIVLCFAEVASRYSATGGPYLYAREAFGPAAGFVVGWLVWLARLTSFSANANLLVAYLGFFFPAAAVGVGRAGLLIGVTGALIAINVLGIRDSTNANNFFSVGKIVPLAIFVIWGMFHLSPGAFTLGPLPDGHAFTMSVLLLLYAFTGFEMAVIPGGEMRDPQRDLPRALLAGMAVVVAIYIAIQVVCIGTLPELAASQRPLTDAAVRFLGAGGAVLITVGIVLSLGGNLNTVLLAGSRVVFAIAERGELPRALATIHPRRRTPHWAVLLTGSLMMVLSVSGGFVGLATISTLARLSAYIVTCAALIRLRRMPGATPAMFTLRFGALIACAAVLLGLWMLSSAGWQETGNTALATLVGLAIFAVMRAKVKS from the coding sequence GTGGCGACTCCCATTCAGCCGGCCCCGTCAGCCACACCTTCAGGGCAGCCTTCGCTGCAGCGCACCATACGGCGCTGGGAGCTGGTGCTGGTCACCATCAACTCGGTGATCGGCGGCGGAATCTTTGGCCTTCCTTCCAAAGCATTTGCGCTGGCGGCCGAGTGGAGCCTGGTGTCGTTCGTAGTGTGCGCGCTGGCGGCAAGCCTGATCGTGCTCTGCTTTGCCGAGGTCGCCAGCCGATACAGCGCCACCGGCGGGCCGTATTTGTACGCCCGCGAAGCCTTCGGCCCGGCCGCCGGCTTTGTGGTGGGATGGCTGGTGTGGCTGGCGCGGCTCACGTCGTTCTCGGCGAACGCAAATTTGTTGGTCGCCTATCTCGGCTTCTTCTTCCCTGCCGCCGCCGTCGGAGTGGGGCGCGCCGGCCTGCTGATTGGTGTGACCGGCGCGCTGATCGCGATCAACGTACTCGGCATTCGCGACTCCACCAACGCCAACAACTTTTTCTCGGTCGGGAAAATCGTGCCGCTGGCCATTTTCGTGATCTGGGGAATGTTTCACCTGTCGCCGGGCGCGTTCACCCTGGGCCCGCTCCCCGACGGGCACGCCTTTACGATGTCGGTCCTGCTGCTGCTCTACGCCTTCACCGGCTTCGAGATGGCGGTGATCCCCGGCGGGGAGATGCGCGATCCGCAGCGCGACCTGCCGCGCGCGCTGCTGGCGGGCATGGCTGTGGTGGTGGCCATTTACATCGCGATACAGGTGGTCTGCATCGGGACGCTGCCGGAATTGGCCGCTTCACAGCGCCCGCTGACCGACGCGGCGGTGCGCTTCCTGGGAGCGGGCGGCGCGGTGCTCATCACCGTGGGCATTGTGCTCTCGCTCGGCGGCAACCTGAACACCGTGCTGCTGGCCGGTTCGCGCGTGGTTTTCGCCATCGCGGAGCGCGGCGAACTGCCGCGCGCGCTGGCGACGATCCATCCCCGGCGCCGCACACCGCACTGGGCGGTGCTGCTGACCGGCAGCCTCATGATGGTGCTGTCGGTGTCCGGCGGATTCGTGGGGCTCGCCACCATCAGCACGCTGGCGCGCCTTTCGGCCTACATCGTGACCTGCGCCGCGCTGATCCGGCTGCGGCGAATGCCGGGCGCGACGCCGGCCATGTTCACGCTTCGGTTCGGAGCGCTGATCGCCTGCGCCGCCGTCCTGCTGGGCCTGTGGATGCTCTCCAGCGCCGGGTGGCAGGAGACTGGCAACACTGCGTTGGCGACGCTGGTCGGGTTGGCGATATTCGCCGTAATGCGCGCGAAGGTCAAAAGCTAA
- a CDS encoding lysophospholipid acyltransferase family protein, producing MIRALVAVTFYAVMIPIAALIAFPWAFLSGSVDFLYRVAMWIARTGVRLAGVRIDVIGLDTLNLDRNYIFMANHVSNADPPILIPSLPRRTSVLVKRELFKIPVLAQAMRMASLVPIDRHNKDAAIASVRRAADVLATGLDMTVFPEGTRSPDGRLLPFKKGPFYMAMDSGVPIVPVTIVGTHRILPKGTLRVFPGRAVLIFHPPIDPHDYPDRDALIGAVRDAIAASLPPELQ from the coding sequence GTGATCCGCGCTCTGGTGGCGGTCACCTTCTACGCGGTCATGATTCCGATCGCGGCGCTCATTGCCTTTCCCTGGGCATTCCTCAGCGGCAGCGTCGACTTTCTCTACCGCGTCGCCATGTGGATCGCGCGCACCGGCGTGCGCCTGGCCGGCGTAAGGATCGACGTGATCGGGCTCGACACGCTCAACCTCGATCGCAACTACATCTTCATGGCGAACCACGTCTCCAACGCCGACCCGCCGATTCTCATCCCGTCGCTGCCGCGGCGCACGTCTGTGCTGGTGAAGCGCGAGCTGTTCAAGATTCCGGTGCTGGCGCAGGCCATGCGCATGGCGTCACTGGTCCCGATTGACCGCCACAACAAGGACGCGGCCATCGCCAGCGTGCGCCGCGCCGCCGACGTGCTCGCCACCGGGCTCGACATGACCGTCTTTCCCGAGGGCACGCGCTCGCCCGACGGCCGCCTGCTACCGTTCAAGAAAGGTCCGTTCTACATGGCCATGGACAGCGGTGTGCCTATCGTGCCGGTGACCATTGTCGGCACGCACCGCATACTGCCGAAGGGCACGCTGCGGGTCTTTCCCGGACGCGCCGTCCTCATCTTCCATCCGCCTATCGATCCGCACGACTATCCCGATCGCGACGCCCTCATCGGCGCGGTGCGGGATGCAATTGCCGCATCGCTGCCGCCGGAATTGCAGTAG
- a CDS encoding PDZ domain-containing protein, translated as MRRINRCLAVVILLALPAAASGVPSVRYTVRFGDPARHLLHVSMCLPAGAAERDLQLPVWNATYQVRDFAQFVRDVTAHDAQGRTLPIRSLDKTTWRISGAAAGACAEYDTALDLPGPFGAQYNEHHAFLNWAMVLMYPVGQRGLPVNVALENLPAEWSVCSGFIECMGVCRTGVDAPNYDTLVDSPAEIGNFKFATFDQGGARYNVAIDADPADYNLESIVATLRRIVATETAWMNDRPFDHYTFIYHFPRGPAGGGMEHAYSTAIDASSERLKRNPNAIAGVTAHEFFHLWNVKRIRPQSLEPIDYTKEQYTTALWFSEGVTSTVGDYMLLRAGLTDERAFLARLADAIQELQSRPAHKTMSAEESSLNTWFDKYPAYRLPERSINYYNKGEILGVLLDLAMLEASNGRASLRELFQYMNREYAQKGRYFPDSDGVRQAAEAVSGGRFADFFARYVAGTDEIPYDDFFRSVGLRLELRTVSSPDAGFTTTRNFSDPPVISAITPGGAAAQAGLALGDIIVSVNDQQPQGDRLFTGNRPGDTVKMKITRRGATREVHLKLGERQTSDYRFVEVSGITPQQRARRDVWLGRASATASATPATGAPAP; from the coding sequence ATGCGCCGAATTAATCGTTGCCTTGCCGTCGTCATCCTCCTCGCACTTCCGGCTGCCGCTTCTGGCGTTCCCAGCGTCCGGTACACGGTCCGATTCGGCGATCCGGCCCGCCATCTGCTTCACGTGAGCATGTGCCTGCCCGCCGGCGCCGCTGAGCGCGACCTTCAGCTACCGGTGTGGAATGCGACCTACCAGGTACGGGACTTCGCTCAGTTCGTGCGCGATGTGACAGCGCACGACGCGCAGGGCCGGACGCTGCCGATTCGCTCGCTCGACAAGACGACATGGCGCATCTCCGGCGCGGCTGCCGGCGCCTGCGCTGAGTACGACACCGCGCTCGACCTGCCGGGCCCCTTCGGCGCGCAGTACAACGAGCACCACGCGTTTCTGAACTGGGCAATGGTGCTGATGTACCCGGTAGGCCAACGCGGGTTGCCGGTCAACGTAGCTTTGGAGAACCTCCCGGCCGAATGGAGTGTTTGCAGCGGTTTTATCGAATGCATGGGAGTCTGCCGGACCGGCGTGGACGCTCCCAATTACGACACGCTAGTCGACTCCCCGGCCGAGATCGGCAATTTCAAGTTCGCCACCTTTGACCAGGGCGGCGCCCGCTACAACGTCGCTATTGATGCCGACCCGGCCGACTACAACCTTGAATCCATCGTGGCCACTTTGCGCCGTATCGTCGCGACCGAAACTGCGTGGATGAACGACCGCCCCTTCGATCACTACACGTTTATCTACCACTTTCCGCGCGGGCCGGCGGGCGGCGGCATGGAGCACGCCTATTCCACCGCAATCGACGCCAGTTCCGAGCGGCTAAAGCGCAACCCGAATGCGATCGCGGGGGTCACCGCGCACGAGTTCTTCCACTTGTGGAACGTAAAGCGCATCCGTCCGCAGTCCCTCGAACCGATTGATTACACGAAGGAGCAGTACACAACCGCGCTGTGGTTCAGCGAAGGCGTAACCAGCACGGTGGGTGACTACATGCTGCTGCGCGCCGGCCTCACCGACGAGCGCGCATTCCTGGCGCGCCTGGCCGACGCCATCCAGGAGTTGCAGTCGCGCCCGGCGCACAAGACCATGTCGGCGGAGGAGTCGAGCCTGAACACGTGGTTCGACAAGTATCCGGCGTACCGCCTGCCGGAGCGCAGCATCAACTACTACAACAAGGGCGAAATCCTCGGCGTGCTGCTCGACCTGGCCATGCTCGAGGCCAGCAACGGCCGCGCTTCGCTGCGCGAGTTGTTCCAGTACATGAACCGCGAGTACGCGCAGAAGGGCCGCTACTTTCCCGATTCGGATGGTGTTCGCCAGGCCGCCGAAGCAGTAAGCGGCGGAAGGTTTGCCGACTTCTTCGCGCGCTACGTGGCTGGCACCGACGAGATTCCCTACGACGACTTCTTTCGCAGCGTCGGTCTGCGGCTGGAGTTGCGCACGGTCTCGTCGCCGGATGCGGGCTTCACGACCACACGTAATTTCAGCGACCCGCCGGTCATCTCAGCGATCACGCCGGGCGGTGCCGCCGCGCAGGCAGGGCTGGCGCTGGGCGACATCATCGTGAGCGTCAACGACCAGCAACCTCAGGGCGACCGGCTCTTCACCGGCAATCGCCCCGGCGACACGGTGAAGATGAAGATCACGCGCCGCGGCGCGACGCGCGAAGTGCACCTGAAGCTCGGTGAGCGCCAGACCTCCGATTATCGCTTCGTCGAGGTGAGCGGCATCACGCCGCAGCAGCGCGCGCGCCGCGACGTGTGGCTCGGCCGCGCCTCCGCCACCGCGTCGGCAACTCCGGCCACGGGGGCGCCGGCCCCGTGA
- the mpl gene encoding UDP-N-acetylmuramate:L-alanyl-gamma-D-glutamyl-meso-diaminopimelate ligase, whose translation MSATRAERIHLIGICGTAMASLAGMLRARGFTVTGSDAAAYPPMSDFLAGLGIPVQQPFAEKNLEPVPHVVVVGNAISRGNVELEAALDRRLPLISLPQLLREHFLSGRETLVVAGTHGKTTTTSMLAWIFHTAGKQPSFLIGGIAENFSSSFAVTDSEQFIIEGDEYDTAFFDKGPKFLHYFPASAILTSVEFDHADIYKDLDAVKTAFKRLVNLVPRRGRIIAYDANENVGECLARAFCKVERYGFTEKAQWRVADVKYEPARTTWRVLRDGAPWAEFEFALAGEYNVLNATAAAALAAGYGIGVQQIAEALRTFKSVKRRLEVKAEVAGVTFIDDFAHHPTAIAETLKALRTRYAGRRLWAIFEPRSNTLRRSSLQDALGASLALADEVVMAAVFKPEAIPEAERLNSDAVLAEIRRRGRGAVQLADADAIVASVAPRLRSGDVVAILSNGGFGGIYEKLPKKLRELMAAAGRL comes from the coding sequence ATGAGCGCCACGCGCGCCGAGCGCATTCACCTGATCGGCATCTGCGGCACGGCGATGGCGTCGCTGGCCGGTATGCTGCGCGCGCGCGGCTTCACGGTGACCGGCTCGGACGCAGCCGCCTATCCGCCCATGTCCGACTTCCTTGCTGGACTCGGCATCCCCGTGCAGCAGCCGTTCGCGGAGAAAAACCTCGAGCCCGTGCCCCACGTCGTGGTGGTCGGCAATGCGATCTCGCGCGGCAACGTTGAGCTCGAAGCGGCGCTCGACCGGCGTCTGCCGCTCATCTCGCTGCCGCAGCTGCTGCGCGAACACTTCCTCAGCGGACGCGAGACGCTGGTGGTCGCCGGGACGCACGGAAAAACGACGACCACATCCATGCTGGCATGGATATTCCACACAGCAGGGAAGCAGCCTTCCTTCCTGATCGGCGGCATTGCGGAAAACTTCAGCTCCAGCTTCGCGGTGACGGACAGCGAACAGTTCATCATCGAGGGCGACGAGTACGACACTGCGTTCTTCGATAAGGGCCCGAAGTTCCTGCACTACTTTCCCGCGTCCGCCATTCTGACGTCGGTGGAATTCGACCACGCCGACATCTACAAAGACCTCGACGCGGTGAAGACCGCGTTCAAGCGCCTGGTGAACCTGGTGCCGCGCCGCGGGCGCATCATTGCCTACGACGCGAATGAAAATGTAGGTGAGTGCCTGGCTCGCGCCTTCTGCAAGGTCGAGCGCTACGGCTTCACGGAAAAGGCGCAGTGGCGCGTCGCCGACGTGAAGTACGAACCGGCGCGCACCACCTGGCGCGTGCTGCGCGATGGCGCACCGTGGGCTGAGTTCGAGTTCGCGCTCGCGGGTGAGTACAACGTGCTGAACGCGACGGCGGCGGCGGCGCTGGCGGCGGGATACGGCATCGGCGTGCAGCAGATTGCCGAAGCGCTGCGCACGTTCAAGAGCGTGAAGCGCCGGCTGGAAGTGAAGGCCGAAGTCGCCGGCGTAACCTTCATTGACGACTTCGCTCACCACCCCACCGCGATCGCGGAAACGCTGAAGGCATTGCGCACCCGTTACGCCGGACGCCGCCTGTGGGCCATCTTCGAACCACGGTCCAACACGCTGCGCAGGTCGTCGCTCCAGGACGCGCTCGGAGCTTCGCTCGCACTGGCCGATGAAGTGGTGATGGCCGCGGTCTTCAAGCCGGAAGCGATTCCCGAAGCCGAGCGCTTGAATTCCGACGCTGTGCTGGCCGAGATTCGTCGCCGCGGCCGCGGCGCCGTGCAGCTCGCCGACGCCGACGCCATCGTCGCCAGCGTCGCGCCACGCCTGCGCTCCGGTGACGTCGTCGCCATCCTCAGCAACGGCGGCTTCGGAGGCATCTACGAGAAACTGCCGAAAAAGCTGCGCGAGTTGATGGCCGCGGCAGGCCGCCTCTGA
- a CDS encoding LD-carboxypeptidase produces MPRAAIIKPQPLRPGDTVGIVAPSSNIQPDQLRAGCDALRLLGYRPYFRDSIFERELLFAGSLERRLDELRHMFEHPDVRAIVCARGGYGAGYVLERLDPAIVRQHPKIFVGYSDVTNMLTWLHDRLGVVTFHGPMVAKDFARSDGVDLASWQSALGGAGKWSLGAESGMTGLRDGRASGALYGGCLSLLVAALGTKFEPNFRGRIAFIEDIGAKPYQIDRMLTQLALTGKFAGVRGFVFGEMVDCTQAGGQDYSLQDVIMNVLRQRCPGLPVAFGLRSGHVLRRNITLPIGVQVELEVRDEQVRLTLLEPSVAAPSRSAIARNAKARRARAGKR; encoded by the coding sequence ATGCCGCGCGCAGCAATCATAAAGCCCCAACCTCTCCGCCCCGGCGACACGGTGGGCATCGTGGCGCCCTCCAGCAACATTCAGCCGGACCAGTTGCGCGCCGGATGCGATGCGCTGCGGCTGCTCGGCTACAGGCCGTATTTCCGCGATTCGATCTTCGAGCGCGAACTGCTCTTTGCCGGGTCGCTGGAGCGCCGGCTCGACGAGTTGCGGCACATGTTCGAGCATCCCGACGTGCGCGCCATCGTGTGCGCGCGCGGCGGATACGGCGCCGGATACGTTCTGGAGCGGCTCGATCCCGCCATCGTCCGCCAACATCCGAAGATTTTTGTCGGTTACAGCGACGTGACCAACATGCTCACGTGGCTGCACGACAGGTTGGGCGTGGTCACATTCCACGGCCCCATGGTGGCGAAAGACTTTGCCCGCTCCGATGGCGTGGATTTGGCCTCGTGGCAGAGCGCGCTGGGCGGCGCCGGGAAATGGTCGCTGGGCGCCGAATCCGGCATGACCGGCCTGCGCGACGGCCGCGCCAGCGGCGCGCTGTACGGCGGATGCCTCTCCCTGCTCGTGGCGGCGCTGGGCACCAAGTTCGAGCCCAACTTCCGCGGGCGCATTGCATTCATCGAAGACATCGGCGCCAAGCCTTACCAGATCGACCGCATGCTTACGCAGCTGGCGCTGACGGGCAAGTTCGCCGGCGTGCGCGGCTTCGTCTTCGGCGAGATGGTCGACTGCACCCAGGCCGGGGGGCAGGACTACTCGCTGCAGGACGTGATCATGAACGTGCTGCGCCAGCGCTGCCCCGGCCTGCCCGTCGCGTTCGGCCTGAGGTCCGGGCACGTCTTGCGACGCAACATTACTCTTCCCATTGGTGTACAGGTAGAACTTGAAGTAAGAGATGAACAAGTGCGGCTCACGCTCCTGGAACCGTCAGTTGCTGCGCCTTCGCGGAGCGCCATCGCCAGGAACGCAAAGGCCAGGCGCGCCCGGGCAGGGAAACGATGA
- the dapF gene encoding diaminopimelate epimerase, whose protein sequence is MPSLPFVKATACGNDFIIIDGMHAPAGLAAFTRRICDRHLGLGADGVEWLFPAPDADVRARLLNADGSEGEISGNGTRCVAAHWIAEHGGERVVVRTGAGLKTCTLIARDGPGFQFEMAMGEPQVGDPFGIKLAFGEVSGMPVSMGNPHFVVFVEQFSPGWQAEAAEIGKHHDFKHGINVELVRVVDRGRVEARFFERGAGETQSSGTGSCASAVAAIAAGKCASPVEVVAPGGPQTVRWEGEVFLRGPARLVCKGEYYG, encoded by the coding sequence ATGCCCTCGCTCCCCTTCGTCAAGGCCACGGCCTGCGGCAACGACTTCATCATCATTGATGGCATGCACGCGCCGGCCGGCCTGGCGGCGTTCACGCGCAGGATCTGCGACCGCCACCTGGGCTTGGGCGCCGACGGCGTGGAGTGGCTCTTTCCCGCGCCCGACGCCGATGTTCGCGCGCGCCTGCTCAACGCCGACGGCAGCGAAGGGGAAATCTCGGGCAATGGGACGCGCTGCGTGGCCGCGCACTGGATCGCCGAGCACGGCGGCGAGCGTGTGGTGGTCCGCACGGGCGCGGGCTTGAAGACGTGCACGCTCATCGCGCGTGACGGCCCCGGATTTCAGTTCGAGATGGCGATGGGCGAACCGCAGGTCGGCGATCCGTTCGGCATCAAGCTGGCGTTTGGCGAGGTGAGCGGCATGCCGGTTTCCATGGGGAACCCGCACTTCGTCGTCTTCGTCGAACAGTTCTCGCCGGGATGGCAGGCCGAGGCCGCCGAGATCGGCAAGCACCACGACTTCAAGCACGGCATCAACGTCGAACTGGTGCGCGTCGTCGACCGCGGCCGCGTGGAGGCCCGCTTCTTCGAGCGCGGCGCGGGCGAAACGCAAAGCTCCGGCACCGGCTCCTGCGCCTCGGCGGTGGCGGCGATCGCTGCCGGGAAGTGCGCGTCGCCGGTGGAGGTTGTCGCGCCCGGCGGCCCGCAAACCGTACGCTGGGAGGGCGAGGTCTTTCTGCGCGGCCCGGCGCGGCTGGTGTGCAAGGGCGAGTACTACGGCTAG
- a CDS encoding MgtC/SapB family protein, whose product MSTWIRDLMQEVSPRMHMASLVSATILRLLLAAFLGGIIGLERELKHKPAGLRTNMFICFGSAMFTILSVELAGSFTGDHTRIAAQIIPGIGFIGAGSILHSRGSVTGLTTAATLFVVASVGMAVGGGLYLPAIFATMVIFLALEVLGRFENRFLMKAVPAGFQVMGKSGEELLTATTRVLDRVERSMERVTLSKTAEFARLQFFTEVSKKEQNDIIRRLQLEPGVTSAAALGADRDAE is encoded by the coding sequence GTGAGCACATGGATTCGCGATCTGATGCAGGAGGTTTCGCCGCGCATGCACATGGCATCGCTGGTCTCGGCGACCATCCTCCGCCTGCTGCTGGCGGCGTTTCTGGGCGGGATCATCGGCCTGGAGCGCGAACTGAAGCACAAGCCGGCCGGGCTGCGGACGAACATGTTTATCTGCTTCGGCTCGGCCATGTTCACCATTCTCTCGGTTGAGCTGGCGGGGAGTTTCACCGGCGACCACACCCGCATTGCGGCGCAGATCATCCCCGGCATCGGCTTCATCGGCGCCGGCTCGATTCTGCACTCGCGCGGCTCGGTTACGGGGCTGACGACGGCGGCGACGCTCTTCGTGGTGGCGTCGGTCGGCATGGCGGTCGGCGGAGGACTGTACCTGCCGGCGATCTTTGCAACGATGGTGATTTTTCTCGCCCTGGAAGTGCTGGGACGCTTCGAAAACCGTTTCCTGATGAAAGCCGTCCCTGCCGGGTTCCAGGTGATGGGAAAGAGCGGCGAGGAGTTGCTCACCGCCACCACCCGCGTGCTCGACCGCGTGGAGCGCTCCATGGAGCGCGTGACGCTGAGCAAGACCGCCGAGTTCGCCCGCCTGCAATTCTTCACCGAAGTTTCGAAAAAAGAGCAGAACGACATCATCAGGCGGCTGCAGCTGGAGCCCGGCGTGACATCGGCGGCCGCGCTTGGCGCCGACCGCGACGCAGAATAA
- a CDS encoding PfkB family carbohydrate kinase, with amino-acid sequence MSAILAVGSLAFDTIETPFGRVEKELGGSCTYFSLAASYFAEVRPVGVVGDDFGPEQEGVLRRRGVRLEGVERIAGKTFHWGGEYHGSMNEAKTNFTHLNVFEKFQPKVPAEFAASEFLFLGNIQPTLQVDVRRQARGASLVCGDTMNYWINNTRAELTEALKIMDVLLINDAEAKAIGNDANLPRAALKVLALGPKALVIKHGEYGATIFFREGAFGIGRHPFRAPALPLDAVRDPTGAGDSFAGGFVGYLASQGAVTRETLKRAMFYGGVMGSFAVEDFGTRRLQNLTREQIEERFQIFRELTHLG; translated from the coding sequence ATGTCCGCCATTCTCGCCGTCGGTTCGCTTGCGTTTGACACCATCGAAACTCCCTTTGGCCGAGTTGAGAAGGAACTCGGCGGCTCGTGCACGTATTTTTCTCTGGCCGCCAGCTACTTTGCCGAAGTGCGCCCGGTGGGCGTGGTCGGCGACGACTTCGGCCCGGAGCAGGAAGGCGTCCTGCGCCGCCGCGGCGTGCGCCTGGAAGGCGTGGAGCGCATCGCCGGCAAGACGTTCCATTGGGGCGGCGAATACCACGGCAGCATGAACGAGGCGAAGACGAATTTCACGCACCTGAATGTCTTCGAAAAGTTCCAGCCCAAGGTTCCGGCCGAGTTCGCCGCTTCCGAGTTTCTCTTCCTCGGCAACATTCAGCCCACCCTGCAGGTGGACGTGCGGCGGCAGGCGCGCGGCGCGTCGCTGGTGTGCGGCGACACCATGAACTACTGGATCAACAACACGCGCGCCGAGCTGACCGAAGCGCTGAAGATCATGGACGTGCTGCTGATTAACGACGCCGAGGCGAAAGCCATCGGGAACGACGCCAACCTGCCGCGCGCCGCGCTCAAAGTGCTGGCCTTGGGGCCGAAGGCGCTGGTGATCAAGCACGGCGAATATGGCGCGACCATCTTCTTCCGCGAGGGCGCGTTCGGCATCGGGCGGCATCCGTTTCGCGCGCCGGCTCTCCCGCTGGATGCGGTGCGTGATCCCACCGGCGCTGGCGATTCGTTCGCCGGCGGCTTCGTCGGCTACCTCGCCTCGCAGGGCGCGGTCACACGCGAGACACTCAAGCGCGCCATGTTCTATGGCGGCGTGATGGGATCGTTCGCCGTGGAAGACTTCGGCACGCGCCGTCTGCAGAACCTTACGCGCGAGCAGATTGAGGAGCGCTTCCAGATTTTCCGCGAGCTCACGCACCTGGGCTGA
- the mtnP gene encoding S-methyl-5'-thioadenosine phosphorylase has translation MAPSAHAEIGIIGGSGLYSMPGFTGVHEVRLQTPFGDPSDAYVIGELEGRRVAFLARHGRGHRLMPSELNFRANIYGFKLLGAERIISLSAVGSLKEEHRPTDFVIPDQFFDRTSKRVSTFFGNGVVVHMAFADPVCAEVARAAHAGCSKAGVNGKLGGTYLCMEGPQFSTKAESHVYRSWGMDVIGMTNLQEAKLAREAEICYATVAMVTDYDCWHEGHDSVTVEQIVAVLRKNAENACAVVRHAVAGMPRARGCQCGSALASAIMTQRDLIPAEMKKNLSAILGKYL, from the coding sequence ATGGCCCCATCGGCGCACGCAGAAATCGGCATCATTGGCGGCAGCGGGCTGTACTCCATGCCCGGATTCACCGGCGTGCATGAAGTTCGGCTGCAAACGCCGTTCGGCGATCCGTCGGACGCGTATGTAATCGGCGAACTGGAAGGCCGCAGGGTCGCGTTCCTGGCGCGGCACGGCCGCGGGCATCGCCTGATGCCCAGCGAGCTGAACTTCCGCGCCAACATCTATGGTTTCAAGCTGCTCGGGGCCGAGCGAATCATTTCGCTCTCGGCCGTCGGGTCGCTGAAGGAAGAGCACAGGCCCACCGACTTCGTGATCCCCGACCAGTTTTTCGACCGCACGAGCAAGCGTGTCTCGACGTTTTTCGGCAACGGGGTAGTGGTGCACATGGCATTCGCCGATCCGGTGTGCGCTGAAGTCGCGCGCGCCGCGCACGCGGGTTGCAGCAAGGCGGGAGTGAACGGCAAGCTGGGCGGCACCTATCTGTGCATGGAAGGGCCGCAGTTTTCGACCAAGGCCGAGTCGCACGTGTATCGCTCCTGGGGCATGGACGTGATCGGCATGACCAACCTGCAGGAAGCCAAGCTCGCGCGCGAGGCCGAGATCTGCTACGCCACCGTCGCCATGGTCACCGACTACGACTGCTGGCACGAGGGGCACGACTCGGTCACCGTGGAGCAGATCGTTGCCGTGCTGAGGAAGAACGCGGAGAACGCCTGCGCCGTCGTGCGCCACGCCGTGGCCGGCATGCCGCGCGCGCGCGGTTGCCAATGCGGCTCGGCACTGGCCAGCGCCATCATGACGCAACGCGACCTGATCCCGGCGGAGATGAAGAAGAACCTGAGCGCGATCCTGGGCAAATACTTGTGA